From the genome of Pseudanabaena sp. FACHB-2040, one region includes:
- a CDS encoding MOSC domain-containing protein, whose translation MTTVGVIESIWRYPVKSMSGEQLDEVFVAFSGVMGDRLYGLINDKGNPGFPWHTAREQEDLLQYKPRYKHHSFTLKPKQLEAAQSLAPGVNPLYPDAEHFAVEVETPSGQVYDLGSEEFMSHLRTLTNSDTLRLHFTQKNQYDCRPLSLFSQQTCDRLSEELEMDVDKRRFRANFYITWNDGKPPLYENELVGQRLRIGDRLEISILERDPRCKVITLDPETSEANPKVIKHVAQAYEGYAGIYGAVLVEGVVKAGDSIELVA comes from the coding sequence ATGACTACAGTAGGGGTGATCGAAAGCATTTGGCGCTACCCTGTCAAAAGCATGAGCGGTGAACAGCTTGATGAAGTATTCGTAGCATTTTCTGGCGTAATGGGGGATCGCCTTTACGGGTTGATTAATGATAAAGGCAATCCAGGATTTCCGTGGCATACTGCTCGCGAGCAGGAAGATCTGTTGCAGTACAAACCCCGGTATAAACACCACAGCTTTACTCTCAAGCCTAAACAACTAGAGGCAGCACAAAGTTTAGCCCCTGGTGTAAATCCTCTTTATCCTGACGCGGAACATTTTGCTGTTGAAGTTGAGACTCCGTCTGGACAGGTTTATGACCTTGGCAGTGAGGAGTTTATGTCTCACTTAAGGACTCTAACCAATAGTGACACTCTGCGGTTGCATTTTACTCAAAAGAACCAGTATGACTGCCGTCCACTTTCCCTTTTCTCACAGCAAACTTGCGATCGCTTGAGCGAAGAGCTGGAGATGGACGTTGATAAGCGACGATTTAGAGCCAATTTCTACATAACGTGGAACGATGGAAAGCCGCCTCTTTATGAGAATGAATTAGTCGGGCAGCGATTAAGGATAGGAGATCGTCTGGAAATTAGCATTTTGGAGCGCGACCCCAGATGTAAAGTCATCACGCTAGATCCAGAGACATCCGAAGCTAATCCCAAAGTCATTAAGCATGTTGCTCAAGCCTATGAAGGATACGCAGGCATATATGGAGCCGTATTAGTTGAGGGTGTCGTTAAAGCGGGCGACTCAATAGAGCTTGTAGCCTAA
- a CDS encoding GNAT family N-acetyltransferase has product MEIVTKRFLLRDFIELDRSPFLSYQADPRSQIFYEPGEASPEISVRLFETFCTWASECPRLNYQLAIVQRREPYVLVGCCGLRGRGCDAGEMELGIELAPDYWGRYAYAIEVGRALLEFGFRELRLEVISGSTVNANVRISRLAEWIGAEVVAIRPGSTWMSERGWSKVDWRITRAQWDRRTTV; this is encoded by the coding sequence ATGGAGATCGTAACCAAAAGATTTCTGCTGCGTGATTTCATTGAGTTAGATCGATCTCCATTCCTGAGCTATCAAGCTGACCCTCGCAGCCAGATCTTCTACGAACCAGGTGAAGCTAGTCCCGAAATTTCAGTCCGCTTGTTCGAGACATTTTGCACATGGGCTTCTGAGTGCCCTCGGCTCAACTACCAACTTGCGATTGTGCAACGGCGTGAACCCTATGTGCTTGTCGGTTGCTGCGGGTTGCGGGGAAGGGGGTGTGATGCAGGTGAGATGGAACTGGGAATCGAACTTGCACCAGATTATTGGGGACGATATGCCTACGCGATTGAGGTTGGGCGCGCCCTGCTCGAGTTTGGATTCAGGGAACTAAGGCTAGAGGTAATCTCCGGCTCTACTGTCAACGCAAACGTGCGAATTTCTCGGCTGGCGGAGTGGATCGGAGCAGAAGTAGTTGCCATCCGTCCGGGTTCTACATGGATGTCTGAACGAGGCTGGAGCAAGGTGGATTGGCGAATTACAAGAGCGCAATGGGATCGTCGGACCACTGTCTAA
- a CDS encoding GatB/YqeY domain-containing protein: protein MSLKDRIGEDIKAAMKAKDKVRLETVRSIKKVILEKETTVRPSGQDALTEEQEIEVLTQLAKQRRDSIEQYKQAGRTDLADNESQELAILEEYLPTQLSDEEVEAVIDGIIAQAEATSPKDMGKVMGPAMKELKGKADGAKVQALVKSKLGG, encoded by the coding sequence ATGAGCCTCAAGGATCGAATTGGCGAAGATATCAAGGCCGCTATGAAGGCCAAAGATAAAGTGCGCCTAGAGACTGTTCGCAGCATTAAAAAAGTCATTTTAGAAAAAGAAACCACTGTGCGTCCTTCCGGGCAGGATGCATTAACCGAGGAGCAAGAAATTGAAGTTTTGACCCAGCTTGCCAAGCAGCGCCGAGACTCAATTGAGCAGTATAAGCAGGCCGGTAGAACCGATCTGGCTGACAATGAATCTCAGGAGCTGGCTATTCTTGAGGAGTATCTGCCCACTCAGCTCTCTGATGAAGAGGTAGAAGCGGTGATTGACGGCATCATTGCCCAGGCAGAGGCAACGTCTCCCAAGGATATGGGCAAAGTGATGGGGCCTGCAATGAAGGAGCTGAAGGGCAAAGCCGATGGGGCTAAGGTGCAGGCATTAGTGAAGTCGAAATTAGGCGGTTAA
- a CDS encoding DUF6464 family protein, producing MLVIILIFVIGLTPAIISAVQSYRANRKAAEHVNYALEVTTNQGLNALLSQDKDMHYVEGMGYMVGDITCSLNARSPYLRCATNPLGPCDGCKEYAPKIFDRQY from the coding sequence ATGCTGGTTATCATCCTTATCTTTGTCATTGGTCTCACTCCGGCCATTATTTCCGCTGTTCAAAGCTACCGGGCCAACCGGAAAGCCGCAGAACACGTAAATTATGCGCTGGAAGTGACTACTAACCAGGGTCTCAACGCCCTGCTGAGCCAAGACAAAGATATGCACTATGTAGAGGGCATGGGCTACATGGTGGGTGACATCACCTGCAGTCTAAATGCCAGGTCGCCCTATCTGCGCTGTGCCACCAATCCTCTAGGCCCCTGCGACGGCTGCAAAGAATACGCACCCAAGATCTTTGATCGCCAGTACTAG
- the aspS gene encoding aspartate--tRNA ligase: protein MRTHYCGQVQAEHIGKTVTLFGWVDRRRDHGGVVFVDLRDRTGIVQIVSDPERTPDSYTSAEHLRNEYVVRITGRVSQRPPESLNPKLPTGEVEIYADEIVLLNAVRKQLPFQVSTADTESVREDLRLRYRYLDLRRERMASNLQTRHQIIKSIRRFLEDQEGFVEVETPILTRSTPEGARDYLVPSRANPGEWFALPQSPQLFKQLLMVSGLDRYYQIARCFRDEDLRADRQPEFTQLDMEMSFMSQDEILSLNEALVAHIFKAIKGVDLPLPLPRLTYAEAMERYGCDKPDTRYGLELVNVSDLVKDSGFKVFSGAVADGGTVKVLPIPGGNDAISNVRIKPGGDLFKIAAEAGAKGLAYIRVRDGSIDTIGAIKDNLSEAQKQELLERTGAADGHLLLFGAGPTDTVNATLDRLRQAIAKELNLIPPDQLNLLWITDFPMFEWNEDEKRLEALHHPFTAPHPDDTADLKTARAQAYDLVFNGYELGGGSLRIYQPEIQQQVFEAIGLTTEEAHDKFGFLLEAFEYGTPPHGGIAYGIDRLVMLLVGEESIRDAIAFPKTQQARCLLTNAPSGVDLKQLKELHVASTYEPKEKDA from the coding sequence ATGCGAACCCATTATTGCGGCCAAGTCCAGGCAGAGCACATTGGTAAAACCGTCACCCTCTTTGGCTGGGTAGATCGTCGCCGCGATCATGGGGGCGTTGTTTTTGTGGATTTGCGCGATCGCACCGGCATTGTGCAAATCGTCAGCGACCCTGAGCGGACCCCCGACTCCTATACAAGTGCAGAGCATCTGCGGAACGAATACGTTGTCCGCATTACCGGACGGGTGAGCCAGCGCCCGCCCGAGTCGCTCAACCCCAAGCTGCCGACTGGCGAAGTCGAAATCTACGCCGACGAGATCGTGCTGCTCAATGCAGTTCGTAAGCAGCTCCCTTTCCAGGTCTCTACAGCTGATACCGAGTCAGTGCGCGAAGACCTGCGCCTGCGCTATCGCTACCTCGACCTGCGCCGGGAGCGCATGGCTAGCAACCTGCAGACGCGCCACCAGATCATCAAATCCATCCGTCGCTTCTTGGAAGATCAGGAGGGGTTTGTTGAGGTTGAAACCCCCATTTTGACCCGCTCCACCCCAGAGGGGGCAAGGGACTATCTGGTGCCGTCGCGGGCTAATCCTGGGGAGTGGTTTGCGCTGCCGCAGTCGCCCCAGCTCTTTAAGCAACTGCTGATGGTGTCGGGGCTAGACCGCTACTACCAGATCGCTCGCTGCTTCCGCGATGAAGATTTGCGGGCCGACCGTCAGCCCGAGTTCACCCAGCTAGATATGGAAATGAGCTTCATGAGCCAGGATGAGATCCTGAGCCTTAATGAAGCGCTCGTGGCCCACATTTTCAAAGCAATCAAAGGCGTTGATCTGCCTCTGCCCCTGCCCCGGCTGACCTACGCCGAGGCAATGGAGCGCTACGGCTGTGACAAGCCCGATACCCGCTACGGCTTAGAGCTAGTTAATGTCTCTGACCTGGTCAAAGATTCGGGCTTTAAGGTCTTCTCTGGCGCTGTCGCCGATGGCGGTACCGTCAAAGTGCTGCCCATCCCTGGCGGCAACGACGCCATTTCGAATGTTCGTATTAAACCAGGCGGCGACCTGTTTAAGATTGCCGCTGAGGCAGGGGCTAAGGGATTGGCCTACATCCGGGTGCGCGACGGCAGCATCGACACCATCGGCGCAATTAAAGACAACTTGAGCGAGGCGCAAAAGCAGGAGCTGCTGGAGCGCACTGGGGCAGCCGATGGTCATCTGCTGCTGTTTGGCGCTGGCCCTACAGACACGGTCAATGCCACGCTAGACCGGCTGCGGCAAGCCATTGCTAAAGAGCTAAACCTGATTCCCCCCGATCAGCTCAATCTGCTCTGGATCACCGACTTCCCCATGTTTGAGTGGAATGAGGATGAGAAGCGCTTAGAGGCCCTGCACCATCCATTTACGGCTCCCCACCCAGACGATACCGCTGACCTCAAGACGGCTCGCGCCCAGGCCTATGACCTGGTGTTTAACGGCTACGAACTTGGCGGCGGTAGCCTGCGGATCTATCAACCCGAGATTCAGCAGCAGGTGTTTGAGGCTATCGGCCTGACCACCGAAGAAGCCCACGACAAGTTCGGCTTTTTGCTAGAAGCCTTTGAATACGGCACCCCACCCCACGGCGGCATTGCCTACGGCATCGATCGACTGGTAATGCTGCTGGTAGGCGAAGAGTCGATTCGAGATGCGATCGCATTCCCCAAAACCCAGCAGGCCCGCTGTCTGCTTACCAATGCACCTTCGGGTGTAGACCTGAAGCAGCTCAAAGAGCTTCACGTCGCCTCTACTTACGAACCCAAAGAAAAAGACGCATAG
- a CDS encoding adenosine deaminase, producing the protein MSLYAELHRHLGGSVVPRILWRYFERNRSDLAQRFTGYSDFEEFFTRPRNTLSEYLELHTLVESVQTHEALPYFIYRLIRGAYIFENLAYLELRYTPYLRTPEHLPQSERIDKMAEIIEIVGRASQQTEYPIVTRQILCMHSRLPYEVNRAIVDLAAQYPNYICAVDLAGGDAQYSERLDEFVGLYAHARSLGLNTTGHLYETTEGCYPKLLPYLMRIGHGIQIPLRHPELLREVAARGQCLEVCPTTYLKTGTLQEINQLKPVFDRCFDEGVDIAICTDNAGLHNVRLPFEYESLLTHDVIGFNELRACQEAAFRHAFAWPHRKQPSSLLTDVLLRQIDNMREDELREGGAEDSLLLS; encoded by the coding sequence ATGAGTCTTTATGCAGAACTGCACCGTCACCTGGGAGGATCAGTCGTTCCTCGAATCCTGTGGCGGTATTTTGAGCGCAACCGCTCTGACTTAGCTCAGAGGTTTACAGGCTACTCCGACTTTGAGGAGTTTTTTACCCGGCCCCGCAATACTTTATCAGAGTATTTGGAGTTGCACACCCTGGTGGAAAGTGTGCAAACCCACGAAGCGCTGCCCTACTTTATCTACCGGCTAATCCGGGGCGCTTATATTTTTGAGAACCTAGCCTATTTAGAACTGCGCTACACGCCCTATCTGCGTACCCCCGAGCATCTGCCGCAGTCTGAGCGGATCGACAAGATGGCAGAAATCATTGAGATTGTCGGGCGGGCCAGTCAACAAACCGAGTATCCCATCGTTACTCGTCAGATTCTTTGTATGCACTCCCGGCTGCCCTATGAGGTGAACCGGGCCATTGTCGATCTGGCGGCTCAATACCCCAATTACATTTGTGCCGTTGATTTAGCTGGCGGAGATGCCCAGTACAGTGAGCGGCTAGATGAGTTTGTGGGTCTCTATGCCCATGCCCGTAGTTTGGGGCTGAACACTACCGGGCACCTCTATGAAACCACTGAGGGCTGTTACCCGAAACTGCTGCCCTACCTGATGCGAATTGGCCACGGCATTCAGATTCCGCTGCGGCATCCGGAGCTGCTGCGGGAAGTTGCAGCGCGGGGACAGTGCCTAGAGGTGTGCCCCACTACTTATCTAAAAACGGGAACGCTGCAGGAGATCAACCAGCTCAAGCCAGTGTTTGACCGCTGCTTTGATGAAGGGGTAGACATTGCTATCTGCACCGACAATGCTGGACTGCACAATGTGCGGCTGCCCTTTGAGTATGAAAGTCTGCTGACCCACGATGTCATCGGCTTTAACGAATTGAGAGCCTGTCAGGAAGCGGCTTTTCGCCATGCCTTTGCTTGGCCGCATCGCAAGCAGCCCAGTTCTCTGCTCACTGATGTGCTGCTGCGCCAGATCGACAATATGAGGGAGGACGAGCTGAGAGAGGGGGGAGCCGAAGATTCGCTGCTGCTGTCTTAA
- a CDS encoding adenylosuccinate synthase codes for MANVVVIGAQWGDEGKGKITDLLSKSADVVVRYQGGVNAGHTVVVKDQTFKLHLIPSGILYPDTECVIGCGTVIDPKALIEELDMLESLNISTERLYISETAHVTMPYHRLIDQASEERRGSNKIGTTKRGIGPTYADKSERIGIRVIDLMDYEALRQQLEWTIQYKNGILEKLYGLEPLDPASVIEEYAGYAERLRPHIIDSSLHIYSAIRQRKNVLFEGAQGTLLDLDHGTYPFVTSSNPVAGGACIGTGIGPTVIDRVIGVAKAYTTRVGEGPFPTELKEEIGALLGDRGAEFGTTTGRPRRCGWFDAVIGRYAVRINGLDCLAITKLDVLDEVEEIKVCVAYELDGQICKELPGSAGQFARCKPIYETFPGWKQSTEHCRSLEDLPKQALDYLKFLAELMEVPIAIVSLGASRDQTIIVEDPIHGPKRALLYENGAPQVA; via the coding sequence TTGGCTAACGTCGTTGTAATTGGTGCCCAGTGGGGCGATGAAGGTAAAGGCAAAATCACTGACCTGCTGAGCAAGTCAGCCGATGTTGTCGTCCGCTACCAGGGCGGCGTCAACGCAGGCCACACCGTGGTTGTCAAAGATCAAACCTTCAAGCTCCATCTCATTCCGTCCGGCATTTTGTACCCTGATACAGAGTGTGTGATTGGCTGTGGGACGGTCATTGACCCGAAGGCGCTGATCGAAGAGCTTGATATGCTAGAGTCGCTCAACATTTCAACCGAGCGGCTATACATTTCCGAGACTGCCCACGTCACCATGCCCTACCATCGCCTCATCGACCAGGCATCGGAAGAGCGACGCGGCAGCAACAAAATTGGCACAACCAAGCGCGGGATCGGCCCGACCTATGCAGATAAGTCCGAGCGCATCGGCATTCGAGTCATCGATCTGATGGACTACGAAGCCCTGCGCCAGCAGCTAGAGTGGACGATTCAGTATAAGAACGGCATTCTAGAGAAACTGTATGGGCTGGAGCCGCTTGACCCGGCCAGCGTCATCGAAGAATACGCTGGATATGCTGAGCGGTTGCGGCCCCACATTATCGACAGCTCTCTGCACATCTATAGCGCCATTCGCCAGCGCAAGAATGTGCTGTTTGAGGGAGCCCAGGGCACGCTGCTAGACCTGGATCATGGCACCTATCCCTTTGTCACCTCTTCTAATCCGGTGGCTGGAGGAGCCTGCATTGGTACCGGCATCGGCCCGACGGTGATTGACCGCGTGATCGGCGTTGCCAAGGCCTACACAACCCGCGTAGGCGAAGGCCCTTTCCCAACCGAACTCAAGGAAGAGATTGGGGCATTGCTAGGCGATCGCGGTGCAGAGTTTGGCACGACCACTGGACGACCCCGCCGCTGCGGCTGGTTTGATGCGGTGATTGGTCGCTATGCTGTACGAATCAACGGATTGGACTGTCTCGCGATTACCAAGCTAGACGTGCTGGATGAAGTTGAGGAGATCAAGGTCTGTGTGGCCTACGAGCTTGATGGTCAGATCTGCAAAGAGCTGCCCGGCAGTGCAGGTCAGTTTGCCCGCTGCAAGCCGATCTATGAGACTTTTCCAGGCTGGAAGCAGTCTACCGAGCACTGCCGCTCATTGGAAGATTTGCCCAAGCAAGCCCTGGACTACCTGAAGTTTTTGGCAGAGCTGATGGAAGTGCCCATCGCTATTGTGTCGCTTGGGGCCAGTCGGGATCAGACCATCATTGTGGAAGATCCCATTCATGGCCCTAAGCGGGCTTTGCTCTACGAGAATGGTGCGCCCCAAGTGGCTTAG
- the rplY gene encoding 50S ribosomal protein L25, translating to MELTIECSKRDPKSKPNALRRQGLLPAVLYGHDGANSISLTVNEREMSTLLRKAKVQETPIMVNIPDLSWNGEAIVQEVQTHPWKKEIYHISFFVQK from the coding sequence ATGGAACTGACAATTGAATGCAGCAAGCGCGACCCCAAATCCAAGCCTAATGCACTGCGCCGGCAAGGTCTGCTCCCCGCAGTGCTCTACGGCCATGATGGGGCCAACTCGATCTCCCTGACCGTCAATGAGCGCGAGATGTCGACTCTGCTTCGCAAGGCCAAGGTTCAAGAAACCCCGATTATGGTCAATATCCCTGACCTGTCTTGGAACGGTGAGGCAATTGTGCAGGAAGTACAGACCCACCCTTGGAAAAAAGAGATTTACCACATCAGCTTCTTTGTTCAAAAGTAG
- a CDS encoding AAA family ATPase, with product MTETALPPIVQQMLQPQFYPHPVTEPIRLMQTHVSYVLLTGEYAYKLKKPVDFGFLNYATLEKRRHFCEEELRLNQRGAASLYLEVVPIVEAGAGFALSEAGTPVEYAVKMRQFPQNTLLSTFFEQGRLTEDLLRNLAEAIATFHQQAETSDYIRSFGEIPQVRQSIDENYDQTVSYIGGPQTQEQFDQTRAFTDRFFAEQPALFQRRMQQNKIRACHGDLHLNNICYWQDQLLLFDCIEFNEPFRFVDVMFDIAYIVMDLEVQGRTDLSAAFLSHYVEQTGDWEGLQVLPLYVSRQSYVRAKVTSFLLNDPSVPQETKQQAEAAAAKYYRLAWSYVQPKVGQLFLMAGLSGSGKSTTARELTRQAAAIQVRSDAVRKHLAEVPLQERGAANLYTPEMSQKTYQRLLDIGLMLTQSNYSVVLDAKYDRQAMRQPAIEQAQVQAMPLRIVYCEAPLEVLKARVQGRQGDIADATVAVLENQSMEPFTLEEQRYVTTVDTTGNLLEQVASIVGNSQ from the coding sequence ATGACTGAAACCGCCCTGCCGCCGATTGTTCAGCAGATGCTGCAGCCGCAGTTCTACCCCCATCCGGTGACGGAACCAATTCGGCTGATGCAGACCCACGTTTCCTACGTGCTGCTAACTGGAGAATATGCCTACAAGCTCAAAAAGCCGGTCGATTTTGGCTTTTTGAACTACGCTACGTTGGAAAAGCGCCGCCACTTTTGCGAGGAAGAACTGCGGTTAAATCAGCGGGGGGCAGCTTCTCTGTATCTGGAGGTAGTGCCGATTGTGGAGGCAGGCGCAGGCTTTGCGCTGAGCGAGGCAGGGACACCGGTTGAGTACGCCGTTAAAATGCGGCAATTTCCTCAAAACACGCTGCTGAGCACTTTTTTTGAGCAGGGACGGCTGACGGAGGATCTGCTAAGAAATTTGGCAGAAGCGATCGCAACTTTCCACCAGCAGGCCGAAACCAGCGACTATATTCGCTCCTTTGGCGAAATTCCTCAGGTGCGACAGTCGATTGATGAGAACTACGACCAGACGGTGAGCTACATTGGCGGCCCTCAAACTCAGGAGCAGTTTGATCAGACCCGAGCATTCACCGATCGCTTCTTTGCTGAGCAACCAGCCCTGTTTCAGCGGCGGATGCAGCAAAACAAAATTCGGGCCTGTCACGGCGACCTGCACTTAAACAACATCTGCTACTGGCAAGATCAGCTGCTGCTGTTTGACTGCATTGAATTTAATGAGCCTTTTCGCTTTGTCGATGTCATGTTTGACATCGCCTACATTGTGATGGACTTGGAGGTGCAGGGACGAACTGACCTCAGCGCTGCTTTTCTGAGTCACTATGTGGAGCAGACGGGGGATTGGGAAGGGTTGCAGGTGCTGCCGCTGTACGTGAGCCGTCAATCATATGTGCGGGCCAAGGTGACTTCCTTTTTGCTGAATGATCCATCAGTGCCTCAGGAGACTAAGCAACAGGCTGAGGCCGCAGCTGCCAAATATTACCGGCTAGCCTGGTCGTATGTTCAGCCGAAGGTGGGACAGCTGTTCCTGATGGCTGGGCTGTCGGGGTCGGGCAAGTCAACCACGGCGCGCGAGCTGACCCGGCAAGCAGCCGCAATTCAAGTACGCTCGGATGCGGTGCGTAAGCACTTGGCTGAGGTGCCGCTGCAGGAGCGCGGAGCGGCTAACCTATACACCCCAGAAATGAGCCAGAAAACTTACCAGCGGCTGCTAGATATTGGGCTGATGCTAACCCAGAGTAACTACTCGGTAGTGCTAGATGCTAAGTATGACCGCCAAGCTATGCGTCAGCCAGCCATTGAGCAGGCTCAGGTCCAGGCTATGCCGCTACGGATTGTCTACTGTGAGGCTCCGCTAGAGGTGCTGAAGGCACGGGTGCAGGGGCGGCAGGGCGACATTGCCGATGCCACGGTGGCGGTGCTAGAGAACCAGTCAATGGAGCCGTTCACGCTGGAGGAACAGCGGTATGTTACAACGGTGGATACAACTGGCAATCTCTTGGAACAGGTAGCCAGTATAGTTGGGAACAGCCAATGA
- a CDS encoding esterase-like activity of phytase family protein, protein MRSFNTWVPGLLSVAGLLGSIALPAEAALLVGNTASNNIVAFDEISGQFLGEFVSSSSGLDSPDTFLFGPDGNLYVSSGTTPENSAIFRFNGKNGAFIDKFAVGGGLFRPYGLAFGPDQNLYVSSFLSDQILRYDGTTGAFLDVFASGDGVTPEGLNGPNGLLFGPDGKLYVTTQGSVAKDGTPDFSVGFPSLILQYDIGTGQRSTFADRPTPSPEGFGFVSFLGLAIGPQDGDLYVSDFANDLLRYDFETGALEEVLPTNYTGTQPSNNFIGSLAFSPEGDLFNVGFDLTPGNVGSVLKFDRDTKERSLFVSNNGNLKRPIGLLFAPSVKVPEPGAIAALAFTGLSLLSLRRKPVV, encoded by the coding sequence ATGAGATCATTCAACACCTGGGTTCCAGGGCTGCTTTCGGTTGCCGGACTGCTTGGCAGTATTGCTCTCCCAGCCGAAGCAGCTTTGCTAGTTGGCAATACTGCCAGTAATAATATTGTCGCTTTTGACGAGATCAGCGGTCAATTCTTGGGTGAGTTTGTCTCATCTAGCAGTGGGTTAGACTCTCCAGATACCTTCCTGTTTGGCCCCGACGGCAACCTCTATGTCAGCAGCGGCACTACCCCTGAAAACTCAGCTATTTTTCGCTTTAACGGCAAGAATGGGGCCTTTATCGACAAATTTGCGGTAGGGGGTGGGCTGTTTCGGCCCTACGGGCTAGCCTTTGGCCCTGATCAAAACCTCTATGTCAGCAGCTTTTTGTCAGACCAGATCTTGCGCTACGACGGCACGACAGGCGCTTTCCTAGACGTGTTTGCCTCAGGCGATGGGGTCACGCCTGAGGGGCTCAACGGGCCTAACGGACTGCTGTTTGGCCCCGATGGCAAGCTCTATGTCACCACCCAGGGCAGCGTTGCTAAAGACGGTACTCCTGACTTCTCTGTTGGCTTTCCCAGCCTGATCTTGCAGTACGACATTGGCACTGGTCAACGCTCGACGTTTGCCGATCGACCCACGCCTTCCCCTGAAGGGTTTGGCTTTGTCAGTTTCCTTGGGCTAGCCATTGGACCCCAAGATGGCGATCTCTACGTCAGTGACTTTGCCAATGACCTGCTTCGCTACGATTTTGAGACGGGCGCACTGGAAGAGGTACTACCGACCAACTACACTGGCACCCAGCCCAGCAATAACTTCATTGGCAGCCTCGCCTTTAGCCCAGAGGGCGATCTGTTTAACGTCGGCTTTGATCTAACGCCAGGAAATGTAGGGTCGGTGCTGAAGTTTGATCGCGACACTAAAGAGCGTTCTCTGTTTGTCAGCAACAACGGCAACCTCAAGCGCCCAATTGGGCTGCTGTTCGCACCCTCAGTCAAGGTGCCAGAACCGGGTGCGATCGCAGCCCTCGCCTTCACCGGTCTCAGCCTTCTGAGCCTACGCCGCAAACCAGTTGTCTAA
- a CDS encoding phage holin family protein: protein MLLYLFSILSTALALLVVDILFKGVSLANFPAAMIAAAVIGLVNSFIRPILSVLSLPINFVTLGAFSLVLNGFCFWLASLFTPGFAVHGLVAFLVGPVILSAASTFLNRYLGERELPLFKGRATSTLESSDSNI, encoded by the coding sequence ATGTTACTTTACCTGTTCAGCATTCTATCGACCGCACTGGCTCTGCTGGTTGTAGATATCCTTTTCAAGGGTGTTAGTCTGGCTAACTTCCCAGCAGCCATGATTGCAGCTGCAGTTATTGGCCTGGTCAACAGTTTCATTCGACCCATCCTGTCAGTTCTATCTCTGCCTATTAACTTTGTGACCTTAGGAGCGTTCTCCTTAGTTCTCAATGGCTTTTGCTTCTGGCTAGCCTCTTTATTTACTCCTGGTTTTGCCGTTCACGGACTGGTTGCCTTCCTAGTAGGTCCGGTAATCTTGTCAGCGGCTTCTACTTTCTTGAACCGGTATCTGGGCGAACGGGAACTGCCGCTCTTTAAGGGTCGCGCTACCTCTACCCTCGAATCTAGTGATTCGAACATTTAA
- a CDS encoding YqaE/Pmp3 family membrane protein, translating into MKLLRIVLSILIPPVGVFMTYGLSSTLIINVLLTLLGYLPGMIHGVWAVTKHYDNVGQGI; encoded by the coding sequence ATGAAACTGCTTCGTATTGTTCTATCGATTTTGATTCCTCCCGTTGGGGTGTTTATGACCTATGGTCTTAGCAGCACCCTAATTATCAACGTGCTGTTGACCCTACTGGGCTATTTACCGGGCATGATCCACGGCGTGTGGGCTGTGACCAAGCACTATGACAATGTCGGTCAGGGTATCTAG
- a CDS encoding histidine kinase, giving the protein MPQTLKEQIAADLEKAKAEGGLRSERIRSIFKQAIAEALREVKAGSGEIRYVARDAIVTAFEHVKGSSADAAADIQASIEGTVEGIIGPKQDAISSTQAQIKELQIQVDQAEAALQADVESALSEIETVSQDHPENVQPWVRKTTQTIRDSEGFATLMEQYAKLRAQLSVLDANLAARYGERYEDVKGHLDQAKVWYDEARVRSEAKGITPVQETQTEFEVKLTELGGVAARKERQIKARLKELWESARKINA; this is encoded by the coding sequence ATGCCCCAGACTCTGAAAGAACAAATTGCGGCAGACCTGGAAAAGGCAAAAGCTGAAGGGGGGCTGCGAAGCGAGCGAATTCGAAGCATTTTTAAGCAGGCAATCGCAGAGGCCCTACGAGAAGTCAAAGCCGGTTCTGGCGAAATTCGCTATGTAGCTAGAGACGCAATCGTAACTGCCTTTGAGCACGTTAAGGGCAGCAGCGCCGACGCCGCAGCCGACATTCAAGCCTCTATTGAGGGCACAGTAGAAGGCATTATCGGACCGAAGCAGGATGCCATTTCATCTACCCAAGCCCAAATTAAAGAGCTGCAAATCCAGGTAGATCAAGCCGAAGCAGCCCTACAAGCTGACGTTGAGAGCGCCCTAAGCGAAATTGAAACGGTCAGCCAAGATCATCCTGAAAACGTTCAGCCTTGGGTCAGGAAAACAACTCAAACAATTCGAGACAGCGAAGGATTTGCAACACTAATGGAGCAATACGCCAAGCTGAGAGCCCAACTATCCGTCCTAGATGCCAATCTAGCTGCCCGCTATGGTGAGCGCTACGAAGATGTTAAGGGGCATTTAGATCAGGCCAAGGTTTGGTACGACGAAGCTCGCGTTCGATCTGAGGCCAAAGGGATAACACCTGTGCAAGAGACTCAGACAGAATTTGAAGTTAAACTGACTGAACTCGGTGGCGTTGCCGCTCGCAAAGAACGGCAGATCAAAGCCCGGCTCAAAGAGCTTTGGGAGTCGGCTAGAAAGATTAATGCCTAA